TACAGTGCTTGtcaaaattaaaactgaaaacaAGTATACAAAACAGTTGATTGCTATGAAAGCAGTAAGAGTTTCCACAACATCAAACCAACCTGTTCTGAGTTTTTCCTGAGATGAAGTGTAACAACTCCAACTTCTTTAGTGTTTATCAaactacaaaaggaaataaaaagaaaataaaggaaagatcttttttttttcaggtgtcAAATATGACTCTTGTAGGATAAGGGGTATAAAGGACATTTCATACATATGCAGATAGGGGGATTGTTCCAAAATGGAACTAAATACTTCTAGAATGGAATGACTCCCCAATCTCTCAtgctcaatttattttctttctaaacctAGACACCATAGAGAATACCTGGTGTTCTTGACAGTGTCTTTGAAATACCTCTAACCAAGCTTTGGGGCTAACATAGACTGTGCTCACTGTGGAGGGGTTTCTGGAGTGGTTCAAACAGAAGCACCACACACTCAACCAAAATTAAAGGGctgttggggttttttccccaaatatattCAAAAGCTCTTCTCAATGTTTATAACCAGTCATCATCATTGTGTCCTTCCTAAGAGCTAGTTATTCAAATCTGATTGAGAACTAATCACAGCCTGACTTGAACTGCAACAGGGGGTGGGGGTTTATGACTGAAGATCTCATGCTCTCGATGTACAACCTGCTCCATACCACAAtctcaaagctttttttttcctaatgagtATCCATGTGAGCACAAACACAAGCACAAACTCTATGAAATACAAAAAGATCCCAAAGCATAACATTACATGGATCTCTATTTTGACCATGCAAAAGTGATCACCTGTTTGGTTTTTATTATCACTTCTCAAATTTCAAAAGAGAAGCCCTATGATTACAGTGGTGCAGTAAAAGTTGTTACTGCAAAACCTACACTAAGGGTATTTCATTTCTCCGTTTTGTGTGTTCAAGTGTTTTActtgtctttttaatttttttttactctttaaaaaatacaCTGAGTTCAGGTTAAAAACCAGCCACCAAAATGGATTTCCACACATCTCACAGATCAGTAGGAGTAGCATTCAGCTCTGCTGCTGCACATTAAGCCCCAGAAACCCAAGTGCCTGTGTGCTTAAACATTCCTTCTCAGTACTAAAGGGCGAGTTGATATTTTTTACAATAAAAAAGCTGAGTAATATTGCATAGGAGTCCCAGAAACTAACCCCACTGGAAACAAAAACTAATTACGTTGAATAAGAAACCTGTTTTCAGACCTGTATTTGCCGCATTTACATGGTGCAATACATACTGTGACAAGGGATAGAAAAAACAGCTTCCAGCACACAGTACCACAAAGTAGCACAGCTTGCCACAGGAGAGTAAAGCGAAGGGTGAACAGGACataagagggagagatggaaagagggaggaggaactTTTGTTGTTTCATTTCTGGTTTCGGAGCTGATTGGACAACCAGTCCAGTCCTTCATAGAGCCCATCCCCACTAGTGGCACAGGTGGCTTGGATGTACCAGTTTCTGTTACGGAGAGAATGAAGTCCGAGTTTATCTGTGATTTCAGCTGCATTCATGGCATTGGGAAGATCTCGTTTGTTAGCAAACACTAATAAGATGGCATTTCTAAGATCCTCCTCTGCCAACATTCTCATCAGTTCTCCTCGGGCCTCAACCACTCGCTCTCTGTCATTGCTGTCAACCACAAAAATCAGTCCTTGAGTATTCTCGAAGTAATGGCGCCATAAGGGTCGGATTTTGTCCTGGCCACCTACATCCCACACCGTGAAGGTAATGTTTTTGTATTCTACAGTTTCTACGTTGAAACCTATAGTGGGAATAGTAGTTACTATTTCACCCAGCTTCAGTTTGTACAAAATAGTAGTCTTTCCTGCAGCATCCAGACCAACCATTAGaatcc
This sequence is a window from Monodelphis domestica isolate mMonDom1 chromosome 3, mMonDom1.pri, whole genome shotgun sequence. Protein-coding genes within it:
- the LOC100025867 gene encoding ADP-ribosylation factor 1-like; protein product: MGNIFANSFKGLFGRKEMRILMVGLDAAGKTTILYKLKLGEIVTTIPTIGFNVETVEYKNITFTVWDVGGQDKIRPLWRHYFENTQGLIFVVDSNDRERVVEARGELMRMLAEEDLRNAILLVFANKRDLPNAMNAAEITDKLGLHSLRNRNWYIQATCATSGDGLYEGLDWLSNQLRNQK